The Lysinibacillus pakistanensis genome includes a window with the following:
- a CDS encoding LysE family translocator, with amino-acid sequence MLSFIAIVLLLFLIPGPAVIITITQTLKSGKKNGVFTALGIGLGDLVHTLAAVLGLSAILMKSATAFEVVKYIGVAYLVYLGIQMLLTKPQKIEQPTVEQSPASTSFRQGFLAEILNPKTALFFLAFLPQFVQHNGQSITVQLLILGITFVVMSALYTILLAIVTSFIGEKIFTKTTNNGSRWIEKAVGFVYIGLGVKLALQTQSR; translated from the coding sequence ATGTTATCGTTTATCGCAATAGTACTTCTGTTATTTTTAATTCCTGGCCCTGCTGTGATAATAACCATTACACAAACATTGAAAAGTGGTAAAAAGAACGGTGTTTTCACAGCATTAGGTATTGGCTTGGGCGATTTAGTCCATACATTAGCCGCTGTATTAGGTCTTTCAGCTATTTTAATGAAATCTGCTACTGCTTTTGAAGTAGTGAAGTATATTGGTGTAGCTTATCTTGTTTATTTAGGAATTCAAATGCTCCTAACAAAACCTCAAAAAATAGAACAACCAACTGTTGAACAGAGTCCAGCAAGTACTTCGTTCCGCCAAGGTTTTTTAGCAGAAATATTAAACCCTAAAACGGCACTATTTTTCTTAGCCTTTTTACCTCAATTTGTACAGCACAATGGACAATCCATTACTGTTCAGCTTCTAATTTTAGGGATTACGTTTGTAGTAATGAGCGCCTTGTATACTATTTTATTAGCTATTGTGACAAGCTTCATAGGTGAAAAAATCTTTACCAAAACCACTAACAATGGGTCACGTTGGATTGAAAAGGCAGTCGGTTTCGTCTATATAGGTTTAGGTGTTAAATTAGCTCTGCAGACTCAAAGTAGATAG
- a CDS encoding DinB family protein, which produces MNHRHQILFQQLERYRNEVLQVLDFVTKEHAEVVPKGFHNNIRWNMGHLYLDQYLWLEAITNEKSKDLIPFQTWFGFGTSPANFTEETPSFEDLKELLKSQPSKIKAKYGDKLEIEFPAIDMGMNTIEQVLIRTIFHEGMHLQAILDIKKCL; this is translated from the coding sequence ATGAATCATCGTCATCAAATTCTATTTCAGCAGTTAGAGCGTTATCGCAATGAAGTTTTACAAGTATTAGATTTTGTCACAAAGGAACATGCAGAGGTTGTACCAAAAGGATTTCATAATAATATTCGTTGGAACATGGGCCATCTTTATCTAGACCAATATTTATGGCTTGAGGCAATAACAAACGAAAAAAGTAAGGATCTTATACCTTTTCAAACCTGGTTTGGCTTTGGCACCTCTCCAGCTAATTTTACGGAGGAGACACCATCGTTTGAAGATTTAAAAGAGCTTTTAAAATCTCAGCCAAGTAAAATAAAAGCAAAGTATGGAGACAAATTAGAGATAGAGTTTCCCGCTATCGATATGGGGATGAATACAATTGAACAAGTTCTAATTCGAACAATTTTCCATGAAGGCATGCATTTACAAGCAATACTAGATATAAAAAAATGTCTGTAA
- the vanS gene encoding vancomycin resistance histidine kinase VanS, giving the protein MLQILLILVLALISGYWISSLLIDGVLQAPFADAFIHFCENVLQLDFYAAQKAYSIIFQQNKQLWLATGLILLLLVIFYFALSRFTKYFHHIALGVNSLLEESDKDIQLPVELEFMEKKLNVVKNTLEKRAKDAQEAEQRKNDLVVYLAHDIKTPLTSIMGYLSLLDEAKDMPLEQKEKYVKVTLDKSYRLEQLINEFFEITRFNLQSIILDKEAINLNYMLMQLADEFYPLLAPKGQQAIVNVEEDIKVFADANKLARVFNNIFKNAIAYSDENSIINIHAEKQNDQIHISFTNKGKVIPPQKLTMIFEKFYRLDSSRSTQTGGAGLGLAIANEIVQAHGGTISAISTDEKTVFTVSLPSLS; this is encoded by the coding sequence ATGCTTCAAATACTTCTAATCCTTGTCCTCGCATTAATTAGTGGGTATTGGATTAGCTCTCTATTGATTGATGGTGTTTTACAGGCTCCATTCGCCGATGCGTTTATTCATTTTTGTGAAAATGTACTTCAACTTGATTTTTATGCTGCTCAGAAAGCCTATTCGATTATATTTCAGCAGAATAAGCAACTTTGGTTAGCAACTGGATTAATACTTCTATTATTAGTGATCTTTTATTTTGCTCTTTCACGCTTTACAAAGTATTTTCATCATATTGCTTTAGGTGTCAACAGCCTTTTAGAGGAATCTGATAAAGATATTCAACTGCCAGTTGAGCTTGAATTTATGGAAAAGAAATTAAATGTTGTGAAAAATACATTAGAAAAACGTGCAAAGGATGCACAAGAGGCTGAACAACGAAAAAACGACCTTGTTGTATATTTGGCACATGATATTAAGACACCACTAACATCCATTATGGGATACCTAAGCTTGCTGGATGAGGCAAAGGATATGCCATTAGAGCAAAAAGAAAAATATGTAAAGGTTACATTAGATAAATCCTACAGGCTAGAACAATTGATTAATGAGTTTTTTGAAATTACGAGATTTAATTTACAATCCATTATATTAGATAAAGAAGCCATTAATTTAAATTACATGTTAATGCAATTGGCAGATGAATTTTATCCATTATTGGCACCTAAAGGGCAGCAAGCAATTGTAAATGTGGAGGAAGATATAAAGGTTTTTGCTGACGCCAATAAATTAGCTAGGGTGTTTAATAATATTTTTAAAAATGCGATAGCATATAGCGATGAGAACAGCATTATTAACATTCATGCAGAAAAACAAAATGACCAGATTCATATTTCATTTACAAATAAGGGAAAGGTCATTCCCCCTCAAAAATTAACCATGATTTTCGAAAAGTTTTATCGTTTAGACTCGTCAAGGTCTACACAAACGGGTGGAGCGGGTTTGGGACTTGCTATTGCCAATGAGATTGTACAAGCACACGGAGGAACGATATCTGCAATTAGCACAGATGAAAAAACAGTGTTTACTGTTAGCTTACCATCACTTTCTTAA
- a CDS encoding peptidoglycan recognition protein family protein — MVTIRRKLVPISLALTMTNGKNNFKKYIVVHETDNTNIGADADAHARLQINDNSRQASWHWQVDDQEAVQSFEHFWECWGAGTYIGNHQGIQVEICVNSDGDYVKAVQNAATLIAKIIKDENIAIENIVQHHYFSGKNCPRNMRAGKVPWSQFIEMIKKASNTQNPPVETLKYRILTGTYNTFQAAESAAKVMKFTFGWLVYIEQDGPKYRIKTGTFTGMIAVKNAENKIKKAKLAQVTYIKDA; from the coding sequence TTGGTAACCATACGCCGAAAATTAGTGCCAATTTCACTAGCGTTGACAATGACAAATGGCAAAAATAATTTTAAAAAATATATTGTTGTTCATGAAACCGATAATACGAACATTGGAGCTGATGCTGATGCACATGCACGCCTACAAATAAACGATAATAGTAGGCAAGCTAGTTGGCATTGGCAAGTTGATGATCAAGAGGCTGTTCAATCATTTGAACATTTTTGGGAATGTTGGGGTGCAGGAACGTATATTGGTAATCATCAAGGAATCCAAGTAGAAATATGTGTAAATAGTGATGGCGATTATGTAAAAGCTGTGCAAAATGCTGCTACCCTTATCGCAAAAATTATAAAAGATGAAAATATAGCTATTGAAAATATTGTGCAGCATCATTATTTTAGCGGGAAAAATTGTCCACGGAATATGCGGGCTGGAAAAGTACCTTGGTCTCAATTTATAGAGATGATTAAAAAAGCTAGTAATACACAAAATCCACCTGTTGAAACCTTAAAATACCGCATTTTAACAGGAACCTATAATACGTTTCAGGCAGCAGAAAGTGCAGCAAAGGTCATGAAATTCACTTTTGGCTGGCTTGTCTACATTGAGCAGGATGGTCCAAAGTATCGTATTAAAACGGGAACTTTTACAGGAATGATTGCAGTAAAAAATGCAGAAAATAAAATAAAAAAGGCAAAATTGGCGCAAGTTACGTATATAAAAGATGCCTAA
- a CDS encoding D-alanyl-D-alanine carboxypeptidase family protein gives MKRKGFFSVFLILLLVFIYFVVVKDNPLQPNLDPFKSPQLEMPQKSDDMFNLDLYSSNAILVSLEDHTILLDKNSEEIIYPASLTKLMTVLVALENIPDLKEKIILKNRIFTKLYEENASMAGFLPNEEVTAEDLLYGAMLPSGAEASIGLAESIAGSESGFVQLMNEKAQQLGMTNSHFMNATGLHHPDHYTTVKDLSILLQSALTNPIFREIYTAERYSIKSTNRHPEGITLTSRLFNFLNTNEVTKGAIIGGKTGYTEQAGLCLASLASINGEEYLLVTVGAEGDPRSEQFNITDALAVYQKLY, from the coding sequence TTGAAAAGAAAGGGATTCTTTAGCGTATTTCTTATACTATTACTAGTGTTTATTTATTTTGTGGTTGTCAAAGATAATCCACTTCAGCCAAACCTTGATCCATTTAAATCACCTCAGCTAGAGATGCCACAGAAAAGTGATGATATGTTTAATTTAGATTTATATAGCTCCAATGCCATATTAGTGAGCTTAGAGGATCATACTATTTTATTGGATAAAAATAGTGAGGAAATCATATATCCAGCTTCTTTAACGAAGTTGATGACTGTCCTTGTCGCACTTGAAAATATACCCGATTTAAAGGAAAAGATTATTCTTAAAAACCGTATTTTCACAAAATTATATGAAGAAAATGCTTCTATGGCAGGTTTTCTCCCTAATGAGGAAGTAACTGCAGAGGATTTGCTTTATGGTGCGATGCTGCCATCAGGAGCAGAAGCATCTATTGGCTTAGCTGAATCTATTGCTGGTTCAGAAAGTGGGTTTGTCCAGCTAATGAATGAAAAGGCTCAACAGCTTGGAATGACAAATAGTCACTTTATGAATGCTACTGGGCTACATCACCCAGACCATTATACAACGGTGAAAGATCTTTCAATTCTCTTACAGTCTGCTCTCACAAATCCAATATTTAGGGAAATTTATACAGCTGAAAGATATTCGATAAAATCAACGAATCGCCATCCAGAGGGGATTACGTTAACAAGCAGGCTGTTTAATTTTTTAAACACCAATGAGGTAACGAAAGGTGCGATTATTGGGGGAAAAACAGGTTATACAGAGCAAGCTGGCCTGTGCCTTGCAAGTCTAGCATCCATCAATGGGGAAGAATACTTACTCGTAACGGTTGGTGCAGAAGGTGATCCACGTTCAGAGCAGTTCAATATTACAGACGCATTAGCTGTTTATCAGAAATTATATTAA
- a CDS encoding tautomerase family protein, protein MPIITIKLAKGRTREQKQQFVEMVTQEAVKTLNVKEEWVTVIFEEYERDNWATSGQLHSIKLGDGFGQ, encoded by the coding sequence ATGCCTATTATTACAATTAAACTAGCAAAAGGAAGAACAAGAGAACAAAAACAACAGTTTGTTGAAATGGTGACGCAAGAGGCAGTAAAAACGTTAAATGTTAAAGAAGAATGGGTAACCGTTATATTTGAGGAATATGAACGTGACAATTGGGCAACTAGTGGACAGCTACATTCCATTAAATTAGGAGATGGTTTTGGTCAATAA
- a CDS encoding CAP domain-containing protein, with translation MKKSLTAIFATFLVAAPIQIASAAANTTEENAVQQNSNCQNVYHYNWSNQNQWSNHKWQIKLPQQSAPSKEKPTNNETSKNNNTQATNNDTPTTTNNSQTTQKDNTTTAPTQSTPTTTTSDVSAFEQEVVKLTNAERTKAGLAPLQTDDKLMAAAREKSQDMQTKNYFSHTSPTFGSPFDRMKALGISYKSAGENIAQGQRSPQEVVQAWMDSPGHRANILNGSFTHIGVGYVKTGNYWTQQFIQK, from the coding sequence ATGAAAAAATCACTAACTGCAATTTTTGCAACATTTTTAGTAGCAGCTCCAATTCAAATCGCTTCGGCTGCAGCAAATACTACAGAGGAGAACGCAGTACAACAAAATTCTAATTGTCAAAATGTTTATCACTATAATTGGTCAAATCAAAATCAATGGTCTAATCATAAATGGCAAATAAAATTACCACAACAATCAGCTCCATCAAAAGAAAAACCAACGAATAACGAAACATCAAAGAATAACAATACACAAGCAACAAACAACGATACACCAACAACAACTAACAATTCGCAAACAACTCAAAAAGATAATACAACAACTGCACCAACTCAATCTACACCAACAACAACTACTTCAGATGTTAGTGCTTTTGAGCAAGAGGTTGTAAAATTAACAAATGCTGAGCGTACGAAAGCTGGATTAGCTCCACTACAAACGGATGATAAATTAATGGCAGCTGCACGTGAAAAATCACAAGATATGCAAACTAAAAACTATTTTTCACATACAAGCCCAACATTTGGTTCACCATTTGATCGTATGAAAGCATTAGGTATTAGCTATAAGAGTGCAGGGGAAAATATTGCACAAGGTCAACGTTCACCTCAAGAAGTCGTACAAGCTTGGATGGATTCACCAGGTCACCGTGCGAATATCTTAAACGGTAGCTTTACACATATTGGTGTTGGCTACGTGAAAACAGGTAACTACTGGACACAACAATTTATTCAAAAATAA
- a CDS encoding CobW family GTP-binding protein → MKDVYLFSGFLGSGKTSMLTDVIRQLKEKNLKPAVIMNELGKLPFDSHAVEKDIPLKEMLEGCICCSGAEKTEAQIQSLLMDNEFDVLIIETTGAAHPVEALDAVYSPLFAEKLNVKGIVTVADSKLWLNRETLTPQVRSLFMEQIRHAHLLLANKTDLLTEAEQARVVYELQGYNPHAFILQTTNGRVPLRLLEDLKATAQVDKSDILKSPIAAMHLGSRLVEFKGIDFTQQQFEDWVRSLPDTIYRMKGYVPIEGVRNPMLFQYAYGMVQWLPEYVKMPAKLVIIGENVGDVNIIGIH, encoded by the coding sequence GTGAAGGATGTTTATTTATTTAGTGGTTTTTTAGGTAGTGGAAAAACTTCCATGCTAACAGATGTAATACGACAATTGAAGGAAAAAAACTTAAAGCCAGCAGTGATAATGAATGAGCTCGGGAAGCTGCCATTTGATTCACATGCTGTTGAGAAGGATATTCCGTTGAAAGAGATGCTAGAGGGCTGTATCTGCTGTTCTGGTGCAGAAAAAACAGAGGCACAAATTCAATCACTATTAATGGATAATGAGTTTGACGTACTAATTATTGAAACAACAGGTGCTGCACATCCTGTAGAAGCATTAGATGCCGTCTATTCGCCATTATTTGCTGAAAAATTGAATGTGAAGGGAATTGTCACTGTAGCTGATTCTAAGCTTTGGTTGAATCGCGAGACGTTAACACCACAAGTTCGCTCTTTATTTATGGAGCAAATCCGTCATGCCCATCTTTTATTGGCCAACAAAACGGATTTATTAACAGAGGCGGAGCAGGCTCGTGTAGTTTATGAGCTACAGGGCTATAATCCTCATGCTTTTATTTTACAAACAACAAATGGCCGTGTACCGTTACGTCTTTTAGAAGATTTAAAGGCAACTGCACAAGTGGACAAAAGTGATATCTTGAAATCACCGATTGCAGCTATGCATCTGGGATCACGATTAGTTGAATTTAAGGGCATAGACTTCACGCAACAGCAATTTGAGGATTGGGTTCGTTCATTACCTGATACGATCTATCGTATGAAAGGGTATGTACCAATTGAAGGTGTAAGAAATCCTATGTTATTTCAATATGCATATGGGATGGTCCAATGGCTCCCTGAATACGTAAAAATGCCAGCGAAATTAGTTATCATTGGTGAAAATGTAGGGGATGTAAACATTATTGGTATTCATTAA
- the vanR gene encoding VanR-ABDEGLN family response regulator transcription factor: MTINILVVDDEKEIADLIELYLKNEGFNVFTFYDAKEALTCIQTKKLDFAILDVMMPDIDGFEICRRIREYYHFPVIMLTAKDEEIDKITGLTLGADDYITKPFRPLELIARVKAQIRRFTRYNQQEASQNDMIIDFSGLILDQNTRKCMLHEKQLSLTPTEFSILWFLCINRGRIVSSEELFQKVWGEKYFSSNNTVMVHIRHLREKMNDSAENPKFIKTVWGVGYTIEK, from the coding sequence ATAACAATTAATATTCTTGTCGTAGATGACGAAAAGGAAATTGCCGACTTAATAGAGCTTTATTTAAAAAATGAAGGCTTTAATGTCTTTACATTTTATGATGCCAAGGAGGCACTAACTTGTATTCAGACAAAAAAATTAGATTTCGCTATTCTAGATGTGATGATGCCTGACATAGACGGCTTTGAAATTTGCAGAAGAATTAGAGAATATTATCATTTTCCAGTGATTATGCTAACAGCCAAGGATGAGGAAATTGATAAAATAACAGGTCTAACTTTAGGGGCTGATGATTATATCACGAAGCCATTTCGACCATTGGAGCTTATAGCTCGAGTGAAGGCTCAAATCAGGAGATTTACAAGGTACAATCAGCAGGAAGCTTCGCAGAATGATATGATTATTGATTTTTCTGGACTTATATTAGATCAAAACACTCGGAAATGTATGCTGCATGAAAAACAATTGTCACTTACACCTACAGAATTTTCAATCCTGTGGTTTTTATGTATCAATAGGGGACGTATCGTTTCTTCCGAGGAACTATTTCAAAAAGTCTGGGGAGAAAAATATTTTAGCAGTAATAATACAGTAATGGTCCATATCAGACATTTACGAGAAAAAATGAATGATTCTGCAGAAAACCCAAAATTTATAAAAACTGTTTGGGGAGTGGGGTACACCATTGAAAAATGA
- a CDS encoding S41 family peptidase, with product MDEQKKDSIEQQQEQTKDEVKPAGRFIQLKPFRFIMLMFFTILITAGLTIFALTFGEKKVVEVKVPIERAEFSKLYEAFDLLKKNYYKDIDDEKVVNGAINGMFDALDDPYSDFMVKEEADQFNSGLSSSFQGIGAEIQERNGFITVVSPIKNSPAEKAGLLPKDIILTVDGKSIQGFSASEAVALIRGEKGTPVKITVKRGNNTEPIKMTIIRDDIPVETVYGEMLDGNIAHIQITSFSQNTAKELEKMLVEYKGKGMKGIVLDLRQNPGGYLEAAIEISNLFVQEGKPIVQVQQKDEEPKITNAIAGEKYNLPVTVLVDSGSASASEILAGALKESVGAKVVGETSFGKGTVQNVTPLKDGSNLKFTTGKWLTPNGNWINEKGIEPDVKVPYPSYASLPYLDPALEMKEGLQSDSVKAAEEMLEVLGYDPGKVDGSFDQYTERAVKKLQETSGLEETGILTGDTTYALMDALRAKIKADDPQLLKAKELLTGTPAKNEETTN from the coding sequence ATGGATGAACAGAAAAAAGATAGTATAGAACAGCAGCAAGAGCAAACTAAGGACGAGGTAAAACCAGCAGGACGATTTATACAATTAAAACCGTTTAGATTTATCATGCTGATGTTCTTTACAATCCTTATTACTGCGGGCTTAACTATTTTTGCGTTAACGTTCGGCGAGAAGAAAGTAGTGGAAGTAAAAGTACCGATTGAACGTGCGGAATTTTCGAAGTTATATGAGGCCTTTGATTTACTTAAAAAAAATTATTATAAAGATATTGATGATGAAAAAGTAGTCAATGGTGCTATTAACGGCATGTTTGATGCGCTGGATGATCCGTATTCTGATTTTATGGTAAAAGAAGAAGCAGACCAATTTAATTCTGGATTATCTTCTAGCTTCCAAGGAATTGGTGCGGAAATTCAAGAGCGTAATGGCTTTATTACAGTTGTGTCACCTATCAAAAATTCTCCAGCTGAAAAGGCAGGATTATTACCAAAAGATATAATTTTAACGGTAGATGGGAAAAGCATTCAAGGATTTAGTGCTTCAGAGGCTGTAGCCCTTATTCGTGGTGAAAAAGGTACACCTGTGAAAATAACCGTAAAACGTGGCAACAATACAGAGCCTATTAAAATGACAATTATTCGTGATGATATTCCAGTTGAAACTGTATATGGTGAGATGCTTGATGGTAATATTGCACATATCCAAATAACTTCATTTAGTCAAAACACGGCTAAAGAGCTTGAAAAAATGCTTGTAGAGTATAAAGGAAAAGGCATGAAGGGGATTGTCTTAGATTTACGTCAAAACCCTGGTGGTTATCTAGAGGCCGCAATAGAAATTTCTAATTTATTTGTGCAGGAGGGTAAACCAATCGTTCAAGTACAACAAAAGGATGAGGAGCCAAAAATCACAAATGCTATTGCAGGGGAGAAATACAATCTACCTGTAACTGTTCTTGTCGATAGTGGCAGTGCATCAGCATCTGAAATATTAGCAGGTGCTTTAAAGGAATCTGTTGGTGCTAAAGTTGTTGGTGAGACATCGTTTGGTAAGGGAACTGTACAAAATGTTACACCACTAAAAGATGGTTCAAATCTTAAATTTACAACAGGCAAATGGTTAACACCAAACGGTAACTGGATTAATGAAAAAGGGATTGAGCCAGATGTAAAAGTACCATATCCGTCCTATGCATCATTACCATATCTCGATCCAGCTCTTGAAATGAAAGAGGGCTTACAGTCTGACTCTGTAAAAGCGGCAGAAGAGATGCTAGAGGTTCTCGGATATGATCCTGGTAAAGTAGATGGTAGCTTCGATCAGTATACAGAACGTGCAGTGAAAAAACTGCAAGAAACAAGCGGACTGGAAGAAACGGGCATTTTAACTGGTGATACGACATATGCTTTAATGGATGCATTACGTGCAAAAATAAAAGCAGATGATCCTCAATTATTAAAAGCAAAAGAACTGCTTACTGGAACACCAGCAAAAAATGAGGAAACTACAAACTAA
- a CDS encoding GNAT family N-acetyltransferase has translation MTKLEFIELNHELLEGMGSYCLRSKKNSKGYRQKNKWLQNSFDEGLKYVQIFKNNKQVGFIEYTAAEYSSRVVYAKGFLVIHCLWVSEIGQGYGTQLIQKCLTDAKRLAKKGVVVVTNSTTSWTPSKEIFLKNNFQCIDKAPYGFELLVYSFNEEFEQPYFPTDWDERINRYNQLTILRSFQCPYVEVATENIVSGAMQLDLPVEVIDLSGREQIMTLSPTPYGIFSVIYKGQLVTFHRLTVHSVVKKLKELR, from the coding sequence GTGACTAAGCTTGAATTCATTGAATTAAATCATGAGCTTTTAGAAGGTATGGGAAGCTATTGTCTTAGAAGTAAAAAGAATTCGAAGGGCTATAGACAAAAGAACAAATGGCTTCAAAACAGCTTTGACGAAGGCTTGAAGTATGTTCAGATTTTTAAAAATAATAAGCAAGTTGGCTTTATTGAATATACAGCAGCAGAATATTCTTCAAGAGTTGTCTATGCGAAGGGTTTTTTAGTTATTCATTGCTTGTGGGTTAGTGAAATTGGACAAGGCTATGGCACCCAACTTATTCAAAAGTGTTTGACAGATGCAAAGAGGCTAGCTAAAAAAGGTGTAGTGGTTGTGACAAATTCGACGACATCGTGGACGCCAAGTAAAGAGATTTTTTTAAAAAATAACTTTCAATGTATTGATAAAGCTCCATATGGTTTCGAATTACTTGTCTATTCATTTAATGAAGAATTTGAACAACCTTATTTTCCAACTGATTGGGACGAGAGAATAAATAGATATAATCAGTTGACGATTTTGCGTTCCTTCCAATGTCCATATGTTGAAGTTGCCACAGAAAATATCGTTTCGGGGGCAATGCAATTGGATTTACCTGTGGAAGTGATTGATTTAAGCGGTAGAGAGCAGATAATGACATTATCGCCAACGCCTTATGGTATTTTTTCTGTCATTTATAAGGGGCAGCTAGTTACATTTCACAGACTAACTGTTCATTCTGTAGTCAAAAAATTAAAAGAGCTTAGATAA
- a CDS encoding polysaccharide deacetylase family protein, with protein MKKFFQMVLPICLLMMSFDVKASTYENKGRKYYEEAGQIVWEIKTDEKIVALTFDDGPHRKYTTQILDILEKYNAKATFFIVGQNAEKNPEVISRMYNEGHELANHTFTHPLRTNVPNLLKEIKQTDETIQKITGFTPTLFRPVEGQYSDAMIEAISKEGYKVVMWSWHLDTLDWKSPGTNRIVNTVLKGVKEGNIVLFHDGGGNRKQTVEAMESILAELEKQGYRFVTVSELLDVQQTK; from the coding sequence TTGAAAAAATTTTTCCAAATGGTATTACCGATTTGTCTGTTAATGATGTCCTTTGATGTCAAAGCTAGTACCTATGAAAATAAAGGAAGAAAGTATTACGAAGAAGCAGGTCAAATTGTATGGGAAATTAAAACGGATGAAAAAATTGTAGCCCTTACTTTTGATGACGGACCACACCGGAAGTACACCACTCAGATTTTGGATATTTTAGAAAAATATAATGCAAAAGCCACTTTTTTTATAGTTGGTCAAAATGCAGAAAAAAATCCTGAAGTTATTTCAAGAATGTATAATGAAGGTCATGAGCTTGCCAATCATACTTTCACACATCCGTTAAGGACTAATGTTCCAAACCTGCTAAAGGAAATTAAGCAAACAGATGAAACTATACAAAAAATTACAGGTTTTACTCCTACTTTATTTAGGCCTGTAGAGGGTCAATATTCAGATGCCATGATAGAAGCGATATCCAAAGAAGGCTATAAGGTTGTAATGTGGTCTTGGCATTTAGATACATTAGACTGGAAAAGTCCAGGTACGAACCGAATTGTTAATACTGTTTTAAAAGGAGTAAAGGAAGGTAATATTGTCCTGTTTCATGATGGAGGCGGTAATCGTAAGCAAACTGTAGAGGCGATGGAAAGTATTTTGGCAGAGCTAGAAAAACAGGGCTATCGATTCGTCACGGTTTCCGAATTACTTGATGTGCAGCAGACAAAGTAA
- the fabZ gene encoding 3-hydroxyacyl-ACP dehydratase FabZ, with amino-acid sequence MLDIQQIQAAIRHRYPFLLVDRVLELEEGKKAVAIKNVTINEEFFNGHFPNYPVMPGVLIVEALAQVSAIIMLTKEGNEGRLGLLAGIDQCRFKKQVKPGDQLHLEVEITRLKGAIGKGRGIATVDGELVCETELIFAFGS; translated from the coding sequence ATGCTGGACATTCAGCAAATACAAGCAGCTATTAGACATCGTTATCCATTTCTTTTAGTGGATCGTGTATTGGAGTTAGAAGAAGGTAAAAAAGCAGTAGCAATTAAGAATGTTACGATAAATGAAGAATTTTTTAATGGGCATTTTCCTAATTATCCTGTAATGCCAGGAGTGCTAATTGTGGAAGCATTAGCACAAGTTAGTGCCATTATCATGCTTACAAAGGAAGGAAATGAAGGGAGACTCGGATTACTTGCTGGTATTGATCAATGTCGTTTCAAGAAACAAGTAAAACCGGGTGACCAGCTTCATCTTGAGGTAGAAATTACACGCTTAAAAGGAGCTATTGGAAAAGGCCGTGGAATAGCTACTGTTGATGGAGAGTTAGTGTGTGAAACAGAGCTTATTTTTGCCTTTGGCAGCTAA
- a CDS encoding hydroxymyristoyl-ACP dehydratase, protein MKHPSTNILENKEELFVPEKALNKDFCDQLVTKIHKNILNENISNDVYMSYFVIFDQKYELKEIRYLLDLLKVQADEIIRSKPIYITLSGVMLSLFAIIACAINVKLMVGISLFQIVALTILSFNVAILFISFKIEKEYKKIYAVIKLIEYYLSFYKK, encoded by the coding sequence TTGAAGCATCCCAGCACGAATATATTAGAAAATAAAGAAGAATTATTTGTACCTGAGAAAGCTTTAAATAAAGATTTTTGCGATCAATTAGTGACTAAAATTCATAAAAATATACTGAATGAGAATATTTCGAATGATGTCTATATGTCTTATTTTGTGATTTTCGACCAGAAATATGAGCTTAAAGAAATTCGATATTTATTAGATCTGTTAAAAGTACAAGCAGATGAAATTATTCGATCTAAGCCCATCTATATTACATTAAGTGGTGTGATGTTATCGTTATTCGCCATTATTGCCTGTGCTATTAATGTAAAGCTAATGGTTGGTATTTCTTTATTTCAAATAGTTGCCCTAACAATTTTAAGCTTTAATGTAGCTATATTATTTATTTCATTTAAAATTGAAAAAGAATACAAAAAAATTTATGCGGTCATAAAATTAATTGAATATTACTTAAGCTTTTATAAAAAATAA